From Solanum lycopersicum chromosome 4, SLM_r2.1:
AGTTAAGCAAAAGACTTATGCATAATTTCAACTTTTGGATGCTTAAAATACATACCATGTGTTAAGGTATTTGTGTTCAAAGGATCAAAAATATGGTCAAACCTCTATGTTACGATATTGTTTATCCAGatatgtttttattgttgtagATAAACGCTATAATTATtacaaataaatgaaatgatcTGCATGAGACGAGATGAGATTCGTAGACTCCTACTAAGGCCTGAAAATTCTCAAGTATTTGAGCTAGCTTGTGAACATGAAATAGTTGCAAAACTTAATTTTACATGGTATTAGAGTTTTTGTTATTGCATCAAATATAACGTTCATACATTATGCGAGGATTGTGAGTATACTCTTGATACATGATTGTAGACGTTTCAGCTAATAAATAActataaagaaatattattgtaattaaataGTGATCATTATAGAGTAATCTGACTacgtaaattaaaaataaaattggaaaagAGAGTGAGGGAACCAATCATATTTGAGCTAAGcaatatatatttagaatttgaaaagatgggctatgatataataatagatTAGGAGAAACATTTTTTGGAAGTTAGGTTAAAATTGTTAAGGAAATTAACAAAGGGAAAATGGGCCATCCTTGCACATGGGTAATGGTCAGATATGGAGAActtccaaaaatatttatattatacatttttagAAATGTAAAAATactcaattttcttttaatttatttttagtaataaagtaaaaattattatacttaaAGTAGAACACGAAGATgttgttgtatatatatgtccaTTGTCCAACAACCAAatacatatatgtaaattatttgtcaaataaattgtgaatataaattttaaatatgtacaGAAACTCTAAAATTTGTATCAActaaaaatatagtatatactCCATGATTTACATTTTGGAGTAAGAATATAAAGTGCaaataaatttgttaaaatgttGTGTATTAATTGCGTGAATAAATTGTTGTCTTTCTTATATTATATGGTATTTTTTTGTTAGTACGAACTACTTTTAGTTGAGTTAATACCAATTAATGTACACTTTTTTAACGATATCAAAGTAGACTGACATAATACTCTTGTTTCTGGTGTTTGAGTTTTAAAGATGGTAATACGAAATGAAGGGTTATGACTCTTCTGAAAAGGTTGTGATTTTATGAATGTTTGTGATCTTTACAAAATATCGTGTTTTTTATAAAGGGTTGTGACTATTCAAAAAGTTGCACCTTTTCCAAATGTATTGTGATCTTTCAAAAGGGTTGTTTATTTCCCAATGAATTGTGATATTTTCAATAAGGTACAATTAAAATGACTGTGCATGTGTGTGATCTCATTATTATCTTTTGAGTtcgttgaaatttttgaaatttgagatACCTCTACTTctttaatgattaattatttttatcttgagAGAAATTAATTCACAACTTGACTacttgaggggattaaatttcttaaagtCACATAATGAGTTATGTGAACTCAAATTGTCCTTTTCTTTTCgtctttattgtttttgattttctatatgAATACATGAGATTACAGTTAGTGCCACAATGTTATTTTTCACTTCCAGATGTTCAATCTTGATAATCTCTTAATTGTGAGTTATTTTCAAACTTCAAACTTGAAATTTAGATACCCGATATATATAGCTTGTTTTGTAACATTTTCCGAGAAAAAAAAATCCTCCATAgcacatataatttttttagacaaTCACTAAATCAAACtagtattattttcttaaattttgaaaatataataaaaataaaaaacaatttatttgttgttgttataattatgaagACGTGACATGTGAGATGTCGACAATTCGTGcgtacatttaaaaaaaaaaaaacatttggaAAACACACGAACTTCACTATGACTGTTCTCTACTGTCTTTTAGTCCCTTAATTAGGATTTTAAATCAACCCGCTAATTACCAaattaatctaaattaaataatattgttaatttcatttctttaaaaaaaaaaaaaaaattagttgttGATATTGGTAgtgcaatttttattttgtaatagcTGTTTTTATGGaaagatatataaattatttcagtACTGTACCAAAAGATTCTAGCAACAACCATATtactaattataatattataaatttttttatgttttgttgattCTGGAAATGTCAACTAGCGGCTTCGAATTAGGAGAAAATcaaactttaattaattaattagtgaaattactcatttttttaattcttttttttgtaatttgtacTGTCTTTTGTTTTAAACTAATAGTTATAAGTTGGTAGGGCAGTCTTTTATTGAACTTAATTATTGAATTGGTCCAAACATAGAAAAATTGTACGAAAAGTGCATGAAGGTAAACATTTACGAGCATAAACTGTTTAATGTTTATACTAAATCAATATTagataatataatttgatataaacacctgatattgataaatttttacttaattaatgtatgatatgatcaaaattttgaatttcatcaAGAAAGTTTTAACTTATTcgcataatttatatattaattattcagttcattcactattttcgagttaaactataaattaaatatgcaaataagtaatatttagaaatatatcaAGTTCGTGAATAACTTTTCTAAATTATTGTGACTGTACTTAATAAACTCCATATgtattaaattcataattttgaatctttaataattttatttttttaaatataaacgTCTAACTTCTTCACTATTTAATTTACATCATTCTTACATTTTCGCAAGTATTTCTAAGATTAAactcatcatcaatatttttgttgaatatatcAAATGTTTATCATCAATCTTAATctatttattcaaatatataactatcaatttacaaattattttaatgttatgtaCTTATCAGTAGTTTTAAGATCAAATAATTCAAACACAAACAAATTAAGTCCATAAAAAGAACACTTATTTCAAAGTAAAATCCTATCTCCatattgattgaaaaaaattaaaagaaaacaaaaaatagaggaTTCGTGTGtgcttaatttttctttatttagttAGGTGTCGATAAGTGGTTAATTAATATgcattttattttcttggaaaGCTAAGCGATATGTATGTTTCATTAGATTACGTAAAATATTTGAGTTAATTTCCCAAATAATCACCCAGGTTAAGGgaattatcataaaatattatttatttttcatttagaaCCAAAATATCacctaattattattattttcctttaaataTACTTGACAATTCAAAAGCATTATCCTCTCCTAGTTGACATGACATGTCATTAAAGtctttttttaatagtaaactaatttaattcattaaactcatttaactaaaataatgatcatactgttttaatttttttaattaatttattaaaaataaattttcatacttaaaatattttatcataatcaaacttttttttatgttatgcagAATGCGTTTTTAAAACGTACTATAATCTCATCAATTTTAAATGCTAATAAAcacatacattaaaaaaaatatggatcTACAAATCACTCATGAACGCTAATTTACttcaattaatcataaattgtataacaaatcaataatattaaaaatcgattaattaataaaaaataattatttgggtGCTTTGAAATCCATATATACTTataagtaaataatatttatagaaaataaaattttattcttcatttattagtatattaatctcatataatatgtatactatcaaattaaattattaaattcaattaattattagcttatttattgatgtttaattgtatggaaagttttaatataacataatataaaataaaagaattaaaataaaaataatattaaaagaagttaaataattattttatttttcttaccaatttttttttttgtaaatcttacaaatttatctaaatacaattgtttaaaaattttcaaataatttagtcagaaattttaaaattatcaggTAATAATTATACACAGAGAATTTatcattgaattttatttggTAACAATATATAAACTTACTAGacttttttaaatgattattttatgacAGGGCATATCAACTAGAATTTAACGAGACTTTTGAGGTATTTAATATTTCTAAtggataaaaatataatataattcactttcttcttttttttttcaaaaataaataaataaatatcggAAGCATGAATtgcaaaatatacaattaatattattgtaattgttaattgaattttgatatgattgatttgttatacaatttatgattaattgatgtaaaTTAGCGTTAATGAGTGATttgcatataaatatttttttgaatgtatgtgtttataagtattcaaaattaataaaattatagtacattttaaaaatgtattcttcataaaaaaaaattaattttgataaaaagatttaagtatgaaaaattattcttaatagattaaaaataaagtaaaaataatatgatcattattttagttaaataggtacaatgaattatattattaaaaaaataaattaatgacatGTCATGTCAACTAGAAGAGAGTAATGATTTTAAAGTGCCAAGTATATCTGGAGGAAAATAGTGATAGTTGAGAAATATTTTGTACCTAAATGAAACAGAAATGATATTTCAAGATAATTCTCTTAACTTAGGTGACCACATAATATTAACTAGTTGAGagcttctaattttatttttttgaaaaaatcattattgttctttttctgtttttaaagaaattatagTAATTGACTTTGGCTCTGACATTAATTTTTGCTACTTATATAAAATTCCAGGGACGTCACCTTGACATCTTCCTCGTATATATTGTTTAGAAAAATTCTATTTAAAAACCAATAATACTATAACAAAAGAGATATTtaagataatatttattaatctaaaaatattttagcgataattaaattaattttattatatctagAGTTGCAAAATTTTCTAACGACatttatttagatatatatttataaatatttatattatattaccgttaaatataatatgattgtataattaccaaaattctttatttgttaGTGCAAACATGCACTTGATCAATAGATGAATAGgtgttatgaattatgatatatatatatatatatatatatatatatatatatatatatatatatatatgaataatcaATATAGCTTTTTATTTTAACGAGGTTtcagttatttttaattatttctttctttttcgtCAATCACAATAatctaattaaaatatcataagttTTTTAAATCCATGATATGTCCATCTATAAATCGGAAATcacatttcatttttaattaacacaataaaatCGTAAAAAATCCACATTAAACATATTATATATGTCAATATCCATTTAGCTAACAAAATTgcaactattttaaaatattaaagatcAATATAAGGTATGTTATGAGCAAGTGTGTAAATATACTTTCAAGatataaacaatttaaaaagaaaaataaataaatgtcaaAATTGCCTTAAAGAGAAACTTCAACGCCGAAATTGAACAACCCAAAAAACTTTCCATGCCAAAATtgcaaattacaaaaatttcgTGGCAAAACTCGTAAAATTCCCTAAATTAGAAGTAATGGCAAATCTCGTAAATCAATCAACAGTCAAGGGCTATTAATCAAATCAAACTTTTATATAAACCCCGCCATCCCCAATCTGAAAATCCTGGAAAATAAAACCTTTACTATTTTTCTTCCTTgtgaaaaaaatcaacaaaacgACCATCAATTACCCTCAAAACGACagccaaaaaaaatcaaaattttccttCAGATTTTCTCGAGAAAAAAATGTCTGCGTGCAGTAAAATCCGATACATTGTTCGTCTCCGTCAAATGCTACGACGATGGAGGAAGAAGGCCGCGACAACTGCTCGTTGTCGCGTACCCTCAGATGTACCTTCTGGTCACGTAGCTGTAAATGTCGGTGCTCATTCTAAAAGATTCGTCGTAAGAACAACTTATTTAAACCATccattattcaaaaaattactAGCGCAGGTTGAGGAAGAATTTGGTTTTTCGAATTCTGGTCCGTTATATATACCCTGCGATGAATTATTATTCGAGGAGATATTATGTTACCTAGCTCGATACGAATCTGATAAAAACAACGCTGGATGTTTCATCAATTTCGAAGATTTTCAGAGATATTGTCATGTTGGTATTCGGAGTAACCTTGATTTCTGGGCTGATTCAAGACCTCTATTGAATGGAATTTCAGATAAATCCATTTGGTAATATTCATACAACGACGGATGAAATTTCGAgagttaattaaaaatagaaattgatCGAAATTTCGTTATATGATAattaagaagaataaaaaagaaaataagaagatcGGTGATGATTTTGACCCGGGTTCGACTCGTTCGAGTTAGTTTTACTAATTGAGGGAACTATTCTTTTGCTTATCGGAAATAAAATTTACTGGTAAGTTTAAAGGTTTATTAATTGTGTACTAAATTGTTACATTATTAgtgtaattttaaattgttataatagttaacttgttttatttttcaagttattaCTTCGCTTTTCATGAACAGTTATTTACAGTTATATGATAAATGTAAATAACTGTTTCTGTTTTGTGGAATTAGTAACATGAGAgataaaacaattaatatattGTAACAAGAAACTTTATACTAatagtataaaaattatttacacgattaataaaaaaaactaaatcctttttttatatatatatttttttacgaTAAATCGAGATTGAGTGATTGAGTTACGAGTCGAGTATATTCGGCGAGAATGTGATTGGAGATGGCAAAACGGTGGGCGGGTCGTTTTTTACCACTGAGTCGTCCCGGGTTGGACTCGGAGTGA
This genomic window contains:
- the LOC101257659 gene encoding protein SMALL AUXIN UP-REGULATED RNA 12, producing MSACSKIRYIVRLRQMLRRWRKKAATTARCRVPSDVPSGHVAVNVGAHSKRFVVRTTYLNHPLFKKLLAQVEEEFGFSNSGPLYIPCDELLFEEILCYLARYESDKNNAGCFINFEDFQRYCHVGIRSNLDFWADSRPLLNGISDKSIW